One region of Kytococcus sedentarius DSM 20547 genomic DNA includes:
- a CDS encoding ribonuclease J, with product MTPRTTLPEPPKLPKNGVRVVALGGLGEVGRNMTVIEYGGKLLIVDCGVLFPDDTQPGVDLILPDFEYLDGRWDDIVAVVLTHGHEDHIGAVPYLLRNRQDIPIVGSKLTLALVEAKLKEHKITPRTLTVREDDIENFGKFECEFVAVNHSIPDALAVFIHTPGGTLLITGDFKMDQLPLDGRITDLRAFARLGEEGVDLFLTDSTNADVPGFTTPERNIAPAIERVFATSEKRIIAACFSSHIHRVQQILDAAGKTGRKVAFVGRSMIRNMGIASEMGYLHVPDNVLVDVRKLAKLPPNQVVLICTGSQGEPMAALSRMANQDHQIEVGEGDTVLLASSLIPGNEKSVYKVMNGLMKLGANVVHKGNAMVHVSGHASAGELLYAYNIVKPKNVLPVHGEWRHMLANAELARQTGVPDENVVVAEDGVVVDLVDGKARIVGQVPAAHVYVDGGNVGTSDEDLLKDRRILRDEGFVSIVVVRDPETGKIISGPDIHARGVSEGEKILQRAVPKVEQALEEARLKGTTDVHQLQQVVRRAMGGYIGGKLKRRPMIIPVVINA from the coding sequence GTGACTCCACGCACCACCCTGCCCGAGCCCCCGAAGCTGCCGAAGAACGGCGTCCGCGTCGTCGCCCTCGGTGGTCTCGGTGAGGTCGGGCGCAACATGACCGTCATCGAGTACGGCGGCAAGCTGCTGATCGTCGACTGCGGCGTCCTCTTCCCGGACGACACCCAGCCCGGCGTCGACCTGATCCTGCCGGACTTCGAGTACCTCGACGGCCGCTGGGACGACATCGTGGCCGTCGTGCTGACGCACGGCCACGAGGACCACATCGGCGCCGTGCCCTACCTGCTGCGCAACCGCCAGGACATTCCCATCGTGGGCTCCAAGCTGACGCTCGCGCTGGTGGAGGCGAAGCTCAAGGAGCACAAGATCACGCCCCGCACCCTGACGGTGCGCGAGGACGACATCGAGAACTTCGGCAAGTTCGAGTGCGAGTTCGTGGCCGTGAACCACTCGATCCCGGACGCGCTCGCCGTGTTCATCCACACCCCCGGCGGCACGCTGCTGATCACCGGTGACTTCAAGATGGACCAGCTGCCGCTGGACGGCCGCATCACCGACCTGCGCGCCTTCGCCCGGCTGGGGGAGGAAGGTGTGGACCTGTTCCTCACCGACTCCACCAACGCCGACGTGCCCGGGTTCACCACGCCTGAGCGCAACATCGCCCCGGCGATCGAGCGGGTGTTCGCCACCAGCGAGAAGCGCATCATCGCGGCCTGCTTCAGCTCCCACATCCACCGCGTGCAGCAGATTCTCGATGCGGCCGGCAAGACCGGGCGCAAGGTCGCCTTCGTCGGGCGCTCGATGATCCGGAACATGGGCATCGCCTCGGAGATGGGCTACCTCCACGTGCCGGACAACGTGCTGGTGGACGTGCGCAAGCTGGCGAAGCTGCCTCCGAACCAGGTGGTGCTGATCTGCACCGGTTCGCAGGGTGAGCCGATGGCCGCGCTGAGCCGCATGGCCAACCAGGACCACCAGATCGAGGTCGGTGAGGGTGACACGGTGCTGCTGGCCAGCTCGTTGATCCCCGGCAACGAGAAGTCCGTGTACAAGGTGATGAACGGGCTCATGAAGCTCGGCGCCAACGTGGTGCACAAGGGCAATGCGATGGTGCACGTCTCCGGCCACGCCAGCGCCGGTGAGCTGCTCTACGCCTACAACATCGTGAAGCCGAAGAACGTGCTGCCGGTGCACGGCGAGTGGCGCCACATGCTGGCCAACGCCGAGCTGGCCCGCCAGACCGGTGTGCCGGACGAGAACGTGGTGGTGGCCGAGGACGGCGTGGTCGTCGACCTGGTGGACGGCAAGGCCCGCATCGTGGGCCAGGTGCCTGCTGCGCACGTGTACGTCGACGGTGGCAACGTGGGCACCTCCGACGAGGACCTGCTGAAGGACCGCCGCATCCTGCGCGACGAGGGCTTCGTCTCCATCGTCGTGGTGCGCGACCCCGAGACCGGCAAGATCATCTCCGGCCCGGACATCCACGCCCGCGGTGTGTCCGAGGGCGAGAAGATCCTGCAGCGCGCCGTGCCCAAGGTGGAGCAGGCCCTGGAGGAGGCCCGCCTGAAGGGCACCACCGACGTGCACCAGCTGCAGCAGGTCGTACGCCGCGCGATGGGTGGGTACATCGGCGGCAAGCTGAAGCGCCGACCGATGATCATCCCGGTGGTCATCAACGCCTGA
- a CDS encoding AI-2E family transporter encodes MSAHRSDAPVNRLLRHGPFTLGFVATLGVLTAVGTAMAAQRLDFVITLLVVSVFLALTLNPLVEQLMLRGLRRSGAVTVVFLWLLVAFTGIGALVLPPIVDESTALLYDAPTYTQAFLEQDWVQQADRDFQLTDRFQNELQKRVSSGELAGQVTGGVLGAGRVLATGAFGAFTVLVLTLYLLATLPQTKRAGYALVPASRRERVEELSEKIMRRVGGYAAGQFLVATINGLCSWVMMTILGIPYAAVLAVLVGFLGLIPLVGATIGAVVVGLIALSQSVEVALIVGAYYLIYQQVENYVIVPNIMKRTVSVPGAVTVVAALIGGTLAGILGALLAIPTAAGLLLIYEEVLVPRQARR; translated from the coding sequence ATGTCCGCGCACCGCTCCGACGCCCCGGTGAACCGCCTGCTCCGGCACGGCCCGTTCACGCTGGGTTTCGTCGCGACGCTCGGTGTGCTCACGGCCGTGGGGACGGCCATGGCCGCCCAACGGCTGGACTTCGTGATCACCCTGCTGGTGGTCTCGGTCTTCCTGGCCCTCACCCTGAACCCGCTGGTGGAGCAGCTGATGCTGCGCGGACTGCGGCGCTCGGGGGCGGTCACCGTGGTGTTCCTGTGGCTGCTGGTGGCGTTCACCGGCATCGGAGCGCTGGTGCTGCCGCCCATCGTGGACGAGTCCACCGCGCTGCTGTACGACGCGCCCACCTACACGCAGGCCTTCCTGGAGCAGGACTGGGTGCAGCAAGCGGACCGGGACTTCCAGTTGACGGACCGGTTCCAGAACGAGCTGCAGAAGCGCGTCAGCTCCGGGGAGCTGGCCGGGCAGGTGACCGGTGGGGTGCTGGGGGCGGGCCGGGTGCTGGCGACCGGTGCGTTCGGTGCGTTCACGGTGCTGGTGCTGACGCTGTACCTGCTGGCGACGCTGCCGCAGACCAAGCGAGCCGGGTACGCCCTGGTGCCGGCCAGCCGGCGCGAGCGCGTGGAGGAGCTGTCCGAGAAGATCATGCGCCGGGTGGGTGGGTACGCCGCGGGGCAGTTCCTGGTGGCCACCATCAACGGACTGTGCAGCTGGGTGATGATGACCATCCTGGGCATCCCGTACGCCGCCGTGCTGGCCGTGCTGGTGGGATTCCTCGGGCTGATCCCCCTGGTGGGTGCCACCATCGGCGCCGTGGTGGTGGGGCTCATCGCGCTGAGCCAATCGGTGGAGGTGGCACTGATCGTGGGGGCCTACTACCTGATCTACCAACAGGTCGAGAACTACGTCATCGTGCCGAACATCATGAAGCGGACGGTCTCGGTGCCGGGTGCGGTGACGGTGGTCGCGGCCCTCATCGGGGGGACACTGGCCGGCATCCTGGGGGCGCTGCTGGCCATCCCCACCGCGGCGGGACTGCTGCTCATCTACGAAGAGGTGCTGGTCCCCCGCCAGGCCCGCCGCTGA